The genomic region CTTGAATGAGTGCTACTTTGAGGCCAGCTTTCTTGGCGGCAATTGCAGCGCCACAGCCCGACATACCACCGCCTACAACGACAAGGTCAAAATCTTTTTCTTCGACTTTGAGTTTGTTGCGGCCTGAGGCTTCGTCTTTCCAGTTAATAACTTCTGCAGCATCATTTGGGAGTTGAGGTTTTGCTTCTTTCGAAAAGTAGATGGCATCAATACGGCCCTCAAAACCTGTGAGGTCATGAAGCTGAACTTTGTTGGCCCCCTTTTTGAGTTCTATTGAACCACCCTTCTGCCACGCCCAGCCAGCTTCTGTACCAAAAGTAGGGGACAGCTTTTGATTGTTGACAGAGACCTTAAATTGTCCAGGAGCATCCCATTGACCTGGGCACCAATCACGAGTACGGATGTGAAGGTGATATTTTCCTGCATTGGGTATATTGACTGTTGTCAAAGCGTCAGCTACTGGCTTGCCCATACCATGAGCGAGAAGTTGTATACCACCCATCTGTTGATAGAACTGAGTATCTAAAACCCATCCAGCTGTTTTTTGAAATTGGCAGGCTTCGACGAGAATGCCATCGCTAGAAAATTTTGATTGACTTGCGCCATAAGCAGGAGCGATGGTACTTACAATTGAAGTGCCACCGATGATTCGAATAAATTGTCTTCTGTCCATAATCAATACCTTATGTTTATTGTCTTATTATAAGGGAATTGTCATCAACAGATAACTTGACACATTAATTGGTGATTTTTTTAAACATGACGTAAAATCAGCGTGTTTCTGAAAGAGGATTTATTTTGTGACATCCCATATAGTACCGCGAACATCGTTCGTTGCGGCTACAGAGCCATCAGTCGTAATCATTGATTGAACAAAGGTTAATGGCTCGACGTGGCCATCGCCCAAAAGGAAATTGAATTTCAAATCTTTATGGATGGCTTCGTTATTTTGAAACCACGCAGCATTCACTCGGCTGTTGTGATATGAGCCGCCTTGTGCAAATCTTAGATGAGGATTAATCCCAGGGTTATATGTTTCAGCAATAAAGCCAGCAGTGCTTAAATTATTTATCTCTGATATATTTCTAGTGAAACCATAATACCAACTAGCTTCGCCATCAGGGCCTGGATCAGCAGAAAACCCAGCCACACCTTGTAATGAATTATGTGTGCCAGAGCCACTACCATCCGTTGGTCCATAAGACCTTAAGTAGCCATCTGGGACAGTGGTTCGTGTGTCCAAAGGACAAGTGTATATATTCGAGTTAAGTCCACTGGCGGCAGCAAAACCTGTCCACTGATTGCCACTTTTCATTTCATCACTGGACAAGTTTCGACCATCATAGGCGCCTAAGGCACCATCCCAACTAATATCAGTAATTTGTCCAGGAAGCGGGAATTTTCCATTATTGCTATCCATATACATGTAGATGGCTAAACCAATTTGTTTTTGATTATTCTTACATATAGTTACTTGTGCTTTTTCCCTTGATTTACCTAGCGAGGGTAGAATAAAGGATGCAAGAATACCGATAATGGCAATAACGACTAAAAGTTCGATCAGAGAAAATTTTTTCATATTCATATTCCCGTTACAATTATATGACACTACAATAATAAGTAACCGTGTGTTATGTGGTGGCGCTACACTCGTTAGAAAAAAACACCAGTATTATATTTTTGTAAATAATTGGAATTCATATTTTTATACATGTTAATCTCTCGTAGCGCTAGCATCCCACATGGTATTTGAGATATTATTTGTACTCGCCATTGAACCGTTGGACCTTATCAATGTCTGATTTGTGCTTAATGACTCTACATGACCATCAGTCAATAGAAAATTGCCTTCACTATTATGCGGAGTATTGCCTTGTTGATCATTGGAATTATACAATTGAGCTCGTTTATTATCGTTCCAACCGTTACCTAATAAATTTCTTGAGTTGTGAAATTCTACCAATAATAGAGTCTGGCTGGCTTTATTGAGTTCATTAAATCCTCGGGTTACAGTGCCGTGAGACATACCTAAAAATCTTTTGTTATTATCATTGGTTCTCATTTCTGTTATTGAGTAACTTCTCCCGAGTGCAGTCGTATTATTGCCGTATGCCCAAGCTGAATCATCGGAGGCACAACGATAAATATTTGTTGAGCCCTCCCCAAAGCTATTGCTGCTGAGTAATGCAGCGGCTACTTGTGCTGTGCTTAGAGTTTCACGCCCGTCGTAGCCAGATAAGAAATCGTCATAAGTTTGTCGGCCACCCCATGCGCGACTTGTAAAAGGGGCCTTATAATTATTGTCATCTGCATACATCATCATGCTAAGACCTAGCTGTTTCAAATTACTCTTACATAGAGCTTTTTTACTTTTTTCGCGTGCTTTCCCTAATGTGGGAAGAATGATAGAAGCTAAAATTCCGATGATGGCAATCACGACTAAGAGTTCGATGAGTGAAAATCTTTTTTGTTTCATGGTGGTTCTCCTTATTTAAAATAACTGACTTGGGAGAATACTAAGAAAACTTGGTGCACTAAAATAAATAAAAGTTGTAATATGCTTGTTATTAACATCTTATGCTTTTAAATATACGCAATTTATCCATGTGTCACATAGGCGGTGTGCGTTATTTGTGATTGCTGGCAAGGCATATAAGTGTAGGGAAAAGGTGTTTTTATTTACACGATTACCCATAAAGCAGGGCAAAGCCCCTAATCGCCTGATCAAGGGTCTTGCCAGACAGGCGGATAAAAAGCATTTGCCCATACGGCCATATCTTGCTGGGAGAGCTCGAGGGGGGCAGCATCTCTCTCTCTTTCTCTCTCTCGTACGGGCCGCACCAATAGAGGGCTTTATTTGGAGCTATTACTTTGGCAATGAATTAGATTTACTCTTGAATTCTGAAGCAATGGCTTAATCAAGCCTAGCTCATGAGAGGCTGTGTGAAAAATAAATAATAAACGAATTAGGGCCTACAACTTTTAGCATACATGAAAACTGCATGACTCTGAAGATCTAAATTGACAGGGCTCACGTGTGAGTCCGCTAGAAAGTAGCATGCTCCGTCAGGGGCATGAAAATGGGTTCGGAATTAATCTAGGGCCCAATCTTGGGTCCGACACTCTATGCCGGACTCACATCCGCGAGCCCTGATTTTTATCAAATCATTTTTCGTGCGGCTCACGCCACACGCTGATTTATACCGGTACTTTGTACCTTTAAAAACTGTTTTTCACACAGCCTCGTGAGAGCTAGGGGTGAAAAATACTTGCATAGCTGAGTTCTGAAGCAAGGGATCAAAGCACTAATCCATGCTTACAGCATTCATAATATATTGACAATCATGTTTCCCAAGGCTTAAGCCATTGGGCTTTATTAATTCATGCTTTCAGCATTATTAGCTAATATTTTTTTACGCTATTTTTTTATTATAAGTTAATTAACATCAATTATTTATAATAAATTCGTCAATATTTTGTGGAATCTGATCAGGACTGTAGGCTGTTCTTCAAAAAATACTTAGGCGAGAATACCCTTAATGACTTTGGCTGGGCCTACATCCGTGAGGCGCATGTCGAGGTCCAGCAGAGTGTATGATGGTCAAGGCCCGTAAGCATGGCTGCTGATGAACAAAGAGTTTATTCGCCTTTGTGGGCATCCCACATGGTATTGGCAATCTGATGCAGGGCAAAGCCGCTACTCGGAGTTGTTGTGGTGGCATAAAAACTCAAGTGTTGTACGCTTCCATCGACCATTAAATAGTTAGACCCGTTTAAGCCTTTATGGGGGATTTGCACAGTATACTGTTGCCCTTGCCATGTTAAACTTTCAGGACCCCAGCTATTTCCTACATAGTCACCGACTTCGGGAGATTCAGCCATGGCAATAACTTCTGAAGCATTATTAATTTCAGAAGATTTAGATGAACCTTTAGAAGGCATTTCTCCTATGCCCCAACTGGTAATACCACGACAATAGCCCCGCCAATTTGTAGATCCCCAAACAATGCGACCTAAATTGAGTGCATAAGTCCTCGCTTGTTTAGTAGTATCAGTTCTTTGTACTTCATCAGAAGGACATTTATAAATACCCGAATTGTCACCTGTTAAACCATTTTGGTCTTTTTGATCTTCAGTAAGATTGCGACCATCGTAAGGTGATATATTATCGGACCATGACCAACCGCCATCTTGGCTGATCGGGTAGTAGCCATCGTTATCATCATTATACATGAATATTGCAATAGAAATTTGTTTCATATTACTCTTACATACAGCCGTTTTTGCTTTTTCACGAGCTTTTCCTAGTGTGGGAAGTAGAAGAGATGAGAGGATCCCAATAATGGCGACAACGACAAGGAGTTCGATAAGAGAGAATTTTTTCATGTGTGTTTTTCCTCGAGGATTATTTAAGTTATATAATAAATAACAACAGGTTTTTTAGCATCGCTACACTATTCAGAAAAAAAACATCTATTTATTGTAAATCATTATAAATAAGTATTTTATAACCTTTCCGTTTGGGGTAGGGCCGAGCTAGTGCTCAGCGTGCCCAGGGAATCTAAATCTAAATGGCTTTGAGTATTTTGGCAGCCTTGACTTCCGCGAGGCACATGACTAGGGGGCCGCATCAATAGAGGGCTTTATTTGGAGCTATTACTTTGGTAATGAATTAGATTTGCTCTTGAATTCTGAAGCAATGGCTTAATCAAGCCTAGCTCGTGAGAGGCTGTGTGAAAAATAAATAATAAACGAATTAGGGCCTACAACTTTTAGCATACATGAAAACTGCATGACTCTGAAGATCTAAATTGACAGGGCTCACGTGTGAGTCCGCTAGAAAGTAGCATGCTCCGTCAGGGGCATGAAAATGGGTTCGGAATTAATCTAGGGCCCAATCTTGGGTCCGATACTCTATGCCGGACTCACATCCGCGAGCCCTGATTTTCATCAAATCACTTTTCGTGCGGCTCACGCCACACGCTGATTTATACTGGTCTTTGTACCTTTAAAACTGTTTGTCAAACAGCCTCGTGTGAGCTAGGGATGAGAAATACTTGAATAACTGAGTTCTGAAGCAAGGGATCAAAGCACTAATCCATGCTTATAGTATTCATAATATATTGACAATCATATTTCCCAAGGCTTACGCTATTGGGCTTTATTAATTCATGCTTTCAGCATTATTAGCTAATACTTTTTACTCTATATATTGCCAAAGTAATAGTCCTAGCGTGAGGCATCCCAGAAGCTATCTGATACGTCACTGGTAATAGTGGAGAGAACACTGGTGCCACTCGTTGTCGTCAAAGTCTTATAAAAAGAGAATACCTCAACATGACCATCAGCCATAAGATAATTTGATTTTTGTTGACTATGAGGGATCTGTCCAGTAGAAAAGCGGCCTTCATAACTTTCAGCAGTCATTGTCGGTTGCCAGCCATTGCCCAAGAGATTGCTCGTGGATTGATTTTCCACGAGAGAGATTGTCCCAGGCGCTTTATCAACGGCACTTAACTTTCGTGAATGAGGAATACCAGTATTCGTTATTCCTGTCATGCCTAGGTGTTTTCGATAGCCAAGAGTTTCACCGATACCCCCTCCTGTGGTCATGTTTGTCATCGAATAGCTACGTGTTGAGGTGTTTGTTTCCCCCGGGCCATAGTATCTAATTCCAGGGTCTGAAGCACAGGTATAAGCAGCGCCATAATTGTCGCCATATGCCGTTTTTGAGAAACTTGGCAGTTGCAACTCAGCTGCTGATAAAGAGTCGCGACCATCATAGCCCGCTAAATGATCATCCCAAGTAGTACGGCCATTCCAGCCATAATTTGAAAAAGGCATGTAGTTATCATTGTCACCTGTATACATGATGATGGCAATACCTAACTGCTTCATGGTACTTTTACATGAAGCTGATTTTGCTTTTTCACGAGCTTTTCCTAGTGTGGGAAGTAGAAGAGATGAGAGGATCCCAATAATGGCGACAACAACTAAAAGTTCTATCAGTGAAAATTTTTTCATATTCATGTTCCCTGTATAATTATAAGCCCCTGTTAATAATTATTAACAGAGTGTGAGGCCGTAGTGTTACAAGATTCGAAAAAAAAATCTATTTATTTTTTTTAAATACTATGAATAAAGTATTTACAGCGTTTTGGAAGTGTGTTCCAAAGGCCTGAAATCTCTAGTGTTTAGTTCAAAAATACTTAAGCCAAAATATCCTTGATGACTTTTGTGGGTTTGACTACGGTGAGACGCATGTCGAGGCCACTGGATGGAAAGGAGAGCGTATGATGGTCGAGGCCCATGAGGTGGAGGATGGTGGCGTTGAGGTCACGGACGTGAAGGGGATTATTGACAATGTTATAACTAAATTCATCTGTTTGGCCATAGACCATACCTTTTTTACCCCTGCACCGGCAATCCAAGTGGTGAAGCAGCGAGGGTGGTGGTCAAAACTGTGAACTTGAAGCTTGCCTTTGATATCCTGTGCATCGTGACCATGACAGAAATAACATTTATCCGAAAGAATAGGGCGGATATCGCGATTGAAATTGATTTCATCAGCTGTGAAAAAACCTAAGCTTGCCAAGGAGAACAAAAGTGTGGCGCTGTATTTGATTATTCTCCGAGACTCATGTTCAGGTTTGAATTCATTATGAAATTGAATAAGTTCTAATGGGGAATTGTCCTCAAGCTGTTCTTTGACACCGAGATTTTCGATGAAACTTTAAACGATTAGGTAGATGACGCCGTAGATTTATTATCTGGTGCTTCGCACACGAGGGAGCTCTGCCCCTCGAGCTCCCCGCAAGGACCTGCCGGCCCTTAACCCGGCGAATTGAGTACTTCGTACTCACCTTGCGGCGTAAGATGGTTAATCGTGAAACTTTAAGTTTTTTGTAGCAAATCCAGAAACAAATTGTTTAAGACTGTGAATGAAGTGCATGAGGGATGCAGCTGCCGATTTTATTATATTATGAGCCTTTATACTTATATATAAATAAATCCTAGGGGCTAAACTAAATAATAATTTTAGATGAGAACTGAGATATATGAATAAACTATTTAATTTGGCAACGGCATTGCTTTTGACTTGTCTATGGACTCGTGAAAGCTTTGCCGCAAAAGCAGATGCGTCCTTGAATTTAACAGAAGCAAGAAAATTTGGGCGCGCAAAATCTAATTTGCTGCATACAAAAACTGAAAAGAAATCCGCTGAAGTAGGCGAGCCCAAAGCGAACCTAGCAGATTTCGAAAAGGAAATAGGGCCGATCCTAAAAGCCAATTGCATAGATTGTCACGGTCCCAAAAAAGCAAAGGGTCGTTTTCGCGTTGATACTTTAGACGCCAATTTATTAAAGGGTAAAGATATCAATGATTGGTTGGAAGTCTTTGATGTTTTGACGAATGAAGAAATGCCACCTGAGGATGAGCCCGATTATCACTTAGCGGATAAAGAGCGTAGCCGCGTGGTTGAATGGCTCGGGGAAGAAATGAATAAGGCCTCACAAGTTCAACGCCATGAACAGCCCCATAGTTCCTTTCGTCGGATGACAAAAAATGAATATAATTATGCTTTGCAAGATCTGCTTGGAGAAGCCTTTAGCTTTGCCGAGGATTTACCCACGGAGACGATTTCGGAAGATGGCTTTACGAATAGTTCTGAACATTTAACAATGAGTGCCATGCAATTTCAGGCCTATCGTGAATTGGGACTTAAAGCTTTGCAGAAAGTGATAGTGAAAGGCGAGCGGCCAGCAGTGATTACTTATCAAATTCCGATGCAAAGAATGCTGGACTTATCGGCAAAAAACTTATCGGGAAGACTCAAAAAAAAGCGTAGCCAAAAAATTGAAAAACTCAAGAAAGAGGGCAAGGAAAAAGAAGCCAAAGACTTAATGCAGCAAGAGCTTGTTGGTATAGATGACAAGAATATTGGTGATAAACGCGGAGTGCATCTCATTGATTTGGAAACGGGCAAGGGTTGGGCCTCTAGTTATAATTATGCAAAAGCTCGTTGGGCCTTAAGACCAGATGAGGTGCAAAGCCCGACGCCAAAAGTATCGCAATTACGAGCCGTGATCCCCAATGGTCATTCAATGAAACTTGACCTCGGGAATTTTCTCGCAGATAAAGGCGACATGCGAGTGCGTATTCGTACAGGAAAAAGAGAGTTGATAGCAAACAAATACTCGAGTCTACAGCTCATTTTTGGCGGGCAAACAAGTAATAATGCGAGTTTCGAGAAATTGGCGACTGAAGAAAATTTACTCATCGAGGCATCAGCAGAAAGTCCGCAGTTTGTGCAGTTTGATATCCCTTTGAGTGAAATGCCACGTAACCCCTTTCGCAAGAGCTCAGAGTTGGGAGGTACGCCCACGCCATCGGAAGTCCTCACACTCAAGCATGTCAGTAATGGAGCACCACCAATAGAGATTGATTATATCGAAATTAGTTCTCCCGTTTATGAGCAGTGGCCCCCGAAATCCCATGCGAGTATTTTTATTGAGAGTAAGAATAAAAAGAATGAGCCGAAATATGCACGAGAAATTCTAGCGAAATTTACGGGCCGTGCCTGGCGACGTCCGATCCAAGATCAGGATCTCGATCCGCTCATTGTCTTGTTTAATCAGTACCGTCCGCAATTTGATAATTTTGATGATGCTATGCTCGAAGTCTTAGCTACGGTTCTCGCATCTCCTGAGTTTTTATATATTACTAGCGAAAACTCCAAGTTAGCCTCAGCACAAGAAACAAGCCTAAGTGATTTAGCCTTGGCCTCGCGTCTTTCTTATTTTCTGTGGTCAAGTATTCCAGATGCGGAATTACTCACTTTGGCGAAAAGTGGTCAATTGAGTCAGCCAAAAATACTAGAAGCTCAAATTGAACGCATGTTAAATGACCCACGTGCACAGCGCTTTTCAAAAGTTTTTGTGGAAGAATGGTTAGGCTTAGAAGCCCTCAAGCATATCAATTTAGATAAAAAATTGTTCAGTTCCTTTAATGAAGATTTCAGAAAAGATATGCTGCTTGAGCCCGTGGCCTATTTCAATCAAGTATTGAAAGAAAATAAGAGCATTATGGATTTTATTCATTCTGATTTTATCGTGGTTAACGAACGCTTGGCAAAGCATTATGGAATTACAGAAGTGTATGGTGAGGCCTTTCGTAAAGTTCAGGTCAAGGATAGCAGCCACCGCGGTGGAATCCTGAGTTCATCAGGGCTTTTGACGATGAATTCTGATGGCAAAGATTCGCATCCCTTGAAACGTGGTATTTGGCTCTTGGAGAATATTTTACATGATCCACCACCACCGGCACCACCCAATGTACCCGAAGTGGACCTGACGGATCCTGAGATTTTAAAAATGACTTTGAAAGAGCGTATTGAGGATCACCGCAATCAAGCGGCTTGTCGTTCTTGTCATGCAAAAATTGATCCCTGGGGCATCGCCTTTGAGAATTATGATGCCATGGGAGCTTTTCGAAACACAGTGAAAAATAAGCCCGTGGATGCGACTTCAGAACTTTTTAATAAACAAGAGTTATCGGGGATTGAAGGTTTGAAGCGTTATTTACTTGTGGATCGTCAGGATCAGTTTACCCGAGCGATGATTCATAAAATGACTTCTTATGCCTTAGGTAGGCCGATGTCCTTCAGTGATCGCGCTGATATTGATGAAATGGCAGTAGAATTCAGGAAACAGGGCGATGGACTCAGAGATTTAATTGCCCTCATTATTAATAGTGAACTCTTCCACAAAAACTAGAATCGGAGACCTTTATGAGCACAAAAAATTATTCATTAAATCGCAGAACGTTTATTCACGGTACAGGCATGGCTTTAGCCATGCCTTGGTTCGAAACTTTTGCGGCAAAAGCTAGTCCTTTAAATGAAGCACCCAAGCGCTTTGTAAGTATTTATCATCCTGATGGAGTGGGCTTGCCACTGAAGGCCGATCCAGCTTGGAAAGATTGGGCTTGGTTTCCTGAGGGCGGAGAAAAGGATTTTCGCCTGACTAAAGTTCTTGATGTGCTGGAGCCTCTGCGCAATGAAATTAGTATTTACTCGGGGCTTTCACATCCTTCAGCCAGAACCGTGCATGGCCACTCAAATGCGGATCAGTACTTGACCGCTGCACCCGTGGGTGGCTTTGGGCCCTACAAAAACTCAATTTCGATTGATCAAGTTTACGCCAATTTCATAGGCGAAAAAACCCGTCATAGCTCTTTGGTGATGTCGACGAATGGTGGCACCGGTGCACCCCGTGGTGCGCAAACGCAATCTTTTAATCAGCAGGGACGAGCCATTCCAGCGATGAATAAGCCGAAGCAAATTTTTGATACGCTCTTTGTGACTCAAGGAAAAGATGCGCGCGATAAATTGGCGCGCAGTAAAAGTTCCCTTGATTACCTTATTGCGAGCACACGTTCACTGAAGGGGAAACTTTCCAAGCATGATCAGCAAACTTTACAGCAGTATCTTGATTCAGTACGTGATACAGAAGTGAAATTGACAAAAGCGCAGAAATGGATTGATACCGCGGTGCCAAGCGTTGATGCGGGGCATTTAAATCTTGATGTTGAGCCAAAAGATCCTCGTCTTTATTTACAAACTATGTACGAATTGATTTACCTCGCTTTTTTATCTGATTCGACGCGTGTGGCAACCTATCAAATGGGCCGTGAAAATGGCGAAGGTATTCATGATTTATTAGCTCAGGCAGTGGGTTTTAATGGTTCACATAATTTGACTCACTCGGTGAAAAGTCCCGGTGGCTGGAAAAATCTTGGGACCTATAATCGTTTTCAAGCCGAAGAGTTTGGTCGCTTCGTGCAGAAATTGAAGGATACCCCCGAGGCAACTGGCGAGGGCAATATGCTCGATAATACCTTTGCGATGCAGGGTTCAGCTTCGAGTAGTTTTCACTTATCGCGTAATTATCCAATTATTTCTGCTGGTGGCAAAAACCTCGGTTTTAAAAATGGCCGTTACCTCAAATTTGGTACTGGCAATGAAGATAACCAAGCAGGTGCAGGACAAACTTCAGATGCAACTTTCCGGGGTGAGTCAAAAGTTACTGAGGAGCCTTTGGCCCATTTGTTTGTCAATGTATTACAAAGACTCGGAGTAGAAACCGATGAATTTGCGGGCTACAAAGGTGGCTTGAGCAAGGTTTAACTTAAGAGTGTTTGCGAAGCTAGTCCCCATGCACTTATGCCGCAGAAAAAGCCCCAAGACGATTCTCAAAAAGCGCAAGCTGAAATAGGGGTTGGCGGCAGAAGCCTTGGGATTCGTAAAGCCCAAGGAGGCAAACAAGCCCAGTGAAAGGAACAGTCGTTTAGGTAAAGAATTGAGAGCAAATCCACTCTCAAGTTTTCGAACTCAGTCGTTTTTACTTTCCAGTGTCCCACATGCTGTCTAAAGCGTCACCTCCACTAGGCATTGTTCCATCACTTCGTACTCGAGTCGCCGAGTAAGTTAGTTTTTTGACACTACCATCGGCCATTAAGTAATTAGCACCAAATAAACCATCATGAGGAATAAGGTAATTAACATAGCTACCTGCAGGGACTGCAGCTAGACCTCTAGATCCCATGAGGTTGACTGCATCTGATACTTCGGCCATCATTAAAGTATTAGATGGCGAATTGATATCTCCCATATTCAGTGAATCAAGATTT from Lentisphaera profundi harbors:
- a CDS encoding FAD-dependent oxidoreductase encodes the protein MDRRQFIRIIGGTSIVSTIAPAYGASQSKFSSDGILVEACQFQKTAGWVLDTQFYQQMGGIQLLAHGMGKPVADALTTVNIPNAGKYHLHIRTRDWCPGQWDAPGQFKVSVNNQKLSPTFGTEAGWAWQKGGSIELKKGANKVQLHDLTGFEGRIDAIYFSKEAKPQLPNDAAEVINWKDEASGRNKLKVEEKDFDLVVVGGGMSGCGAAIAAKKAGLKVALIQDRPLFGGNASSEVRVHTLGIKGKSKSIIDLIDTKHWPNGDAKAIKDQAKREKIWPKVALNSSPIKSL
- a CDS encoding type II secretion system protein; translated protein: MKKFSLIELLVVIAIIGILASFILPSLGKSREKAQVTICKNNQKQIGLAIYMYMDSNNGKFPLPGQITDISWDGALGAYDGRNLSSDEMKSGNQWTGFAAASGLNSNIYTCPLDTRTTVPDGYLRSYGPTDGSGSGTHNSLQGVAGFSADPGPDGEASWYYGFTRNISEINNLSTAGFIAETYNPGINPHLRFAQGGSYHNSRVNAAWFQNNEAIHKDLKFNFLLGDGHVEPLTFVQSMITTDGSVAATNDVRGTIWDVTK
- a CDS encoding prepilin-type N-terminal cleavage/methylation domain-containing protein, which codes for MKQKRFSLIELLVVIAIIGILASIILPTLGKAREKSKKALCKSNLKQLGLSMMMYADDNNYKAPFTSRAWGGRQTYDDFLSGYDGRETLSTAQVAAALLSSNSFGEGSTNIYRCASDDSAWAYGNNTTALGRSYSITEMRTNDNNKRFLGMSHGTVTRGFNELNKASQTLLLVEFHNSRNLLGNGWNDNKRAQLYNSNDQQGNTPHNSEGNFLLTDGHVESLSTNQTLIRSNGSMASTNNISNTMWDASATRD
- a CDS encoding DUF1559 domain-containing protein, giving the protein MKKFSLIELLVVVAIIGILSSLLLPTLGKAREKAKTAVCKSNMKQISIAIFMYNDDNDGYYPISQDGGWSWSDNISPYDGRNLTEDQKDQNGLTGDNSGIYKCPSDEVQRTDTTKQARTYALNLGRIVWGSTNWRGYCRGITSWGIGEMPSKGSSKSSEINNASEVIAMAESPEVGDYVGNSWGPESLTWQGQQYTVQIPHKGLNGSNYLMVDGSVQHLSFYATTTTPSSGFALHQIANTMWDAHKGE
- a CDS encoding DUF1559 domain-containing protein, producing MKKFSLIELLVVVAIIGILSSLLLPTLGKAREKAKSASCKSTMKQLGIAIIMYTGDNDNYMPFSNYGWNGRTTWDDHLAGYDGRDSLSAAELQLPSFSKTAYGDNYGAAYTCASDPGIRYYGPGETNTSTRSYSMTNMTTGGGIGETLGYRKHLGMTGITNTGIPHSRKLSAVDKAPGTISLVENQSTSNLLGNGWQPTMTAESYEGRFSTGQIPHSQQKSNYLMADGHVEVFSFYKTLTTTSGTSVLSTITSDVSDSFWDASR
- a CDS encoding DUF1592 domain-containing protein — encoded protein: MNKLFNLATALLLTCLWTRESFAAKADASLNLTEARKFGRAKSNLLHTKTEKKSAEVGEPKANLADFEKEIGPILKANCIDCHGPKKAKGRFRVDTLDANLLKGKDINDWLEVFDVLTNEEMPPEDEPDYHLADKERSRVVEWLGEEMNKASQVQRHEQPHSSFRRMTKNEYNYALQDLLGEAFSFAEDLPTETISEDGFTNSSEHLTMSAMQFQAYRELGLKALQKVIVKGERPAVITYQIPMQRMLDLSAKNLSGRLKKKRSQKIEKLKKEGKEKEAKDLMQQELVGIDDKNIGDKRGVHLIDLETGKGWASSYNYAKARWALRPDEVQSPTPKVSQLRAVIPNGHSMKLDLGNFLADKGDMRVRIRTGKRELIANKYSSLQLIFGGQTSNNASFEKLATEENLLIEASAESPQFVQFDIPLSEMPRNPFRKSSELGGTPTPSEVLTLKHVSNGAPPIEIDYIEISSPVYEQWPPKSHASIFIESKNKKNEPKYAREILAKFTGRAWRRPIQDQDLDPLIVLFNQYRPQFDNFDDAMLEVLATVLASPEFLYITSENSKLASAQETSLSDLALASRLSYFLWSSIPDAELLTLAKSGQLSQPKILEAQIERMLNDPRAQRFSKVFVEEWLGLEALKHINLDKKLFSSFNEDFRKDMLLEPVAYFNQVLKENKSIMDFIHSDFIVVNERLAKHYGITEVYGEAFRKVQVKDSSHRGGILSSSGLLTMNSDGKDSHPLKRGIWLLENILHDPPPPAPPNVPEVDLTDPEILKMTLKERIEDHRNQAACRSCHAKIDPWGIAFENYDAMGAFRNTVKNKPVDATSELFNKQELSGIEGLKRYLLVDRQDQFTRAMIHKMTSYALGRPMSFSDRADIDEMAVEFRKQGDGLRDLIALIINSELFHKN
- a CDS encoding DUF1552 domain-containing protein, which encodes MSTKNYSLNRRTFIHGTGMALAMPWFETFAAKASPLNEAPKRFVSIYHPDGVGLPLKADPAWKDWAWFPEGGEKDFRLTKVLDVLEPLRNEISIYSGLSHPSARTVHGHSNADQYLTAAPVGGFGPYKNSISIDQVYANFIGEKTRHSSLVMSTNGGTGAPRGAQTQSFNQQGRAIPAMNKPKQIFDTLFVTQGKDARDKLARSKSSLDYLIASTRSLKGKLSKHDQQTLQQYLDSVRDTEVKLTKAQKWIDTAVPSVDAGHLNLDVEPKDPRLYLQTMYELIYLAFLSDSTRVATYQMGRENGEGIHDLLAQAVGFNGSHNLTHSVKSPGGWKNLGTYNRFQAEEFGRFVQKLKDTPEATGEGNMLDNTFAMQGSASSSFHLSRNYPIISAGGKNLGFKNGRYLKFGTGNEDNQAGAGQTSDATFRGESKVTEEPLAHLFVNVLQRLGVETDEFAGYKGGLSKV